Proteins encoded together in one Apus apus isolate bApuApu2 chromosome Z, bApuApu2.pri.cur, whole genome shotgun sequence window:
- the SREK1IP1 gene encoding protein SREK1IP1 isoform X2, which translates to MALPGGNKDNIRAGCKKCGYPGHLTFECRNFLRVDPQRDIVLDVSSTSSEDSEEEELQRLQAMREKKSLNEEEEKKKQKRKSKEKTKLKRPRKRSSSSSAAEEDGPKSKKQKSHKKQRTPVSHTSTLSIGQLVLKMLC; encoded by the exons ATGGCCCTGCCGG GTGGAAATAAGGATAACATTAGAGCAGGATGCAAAAAATGTGGCTACC ctGGTCACCTGACATTTGAATGTCGAAACTTCCTCCGAGTAGATCCTCAAAGAGATATTGTTTTAGATGTTAGTAGTACTAGCAGTGAAGACAGTGAGGAAGAAGAACTACAGAGATTGCAAGCCATGcgtgaaaaaaaaa GTTTaaatgaggaagaagaaaaaaagaaacaaaaaagaaaaagcaaagaaaaaacaaaattaaagagaCCAAGGAAAAG aTCTTCCTCATCAAGTGCGGCTGAAGAGGATGGGCCAAagtcaaaaaaacaaaaatcccacaaaaaacaaagg ACTCCTGTGTCTCACACCAGTACCCTGAGTATTGGGCAACTTGTGCTGAAGATGCTGTGCTAG
- the SREK1IP1 gene encoding protein SREK1IP1 isoform X1 — protein sequence MALPGGNKDNIRAGCKKCGYPGHLTFECRNFLRVDPQRDIVLDVSSTSSEDSEEEELQRLQAMREKKSLNEEEEKKKQKRKSKEKTKLKRPRKRSSSSSAAEEDGPKSKKQKSHKKQRVKEKKKSKKGKHHKKEKKRRRKEKSSSSDSSDSSSSD from the exons ATGGCCCTGCCGG GTGGAAATAAGGATAACATTAGAGCAGGATGCAAAAAATGTGGCTACC ctGGTCACCTGACATTTGAATGTCGAAACTTCCTCCGAGTAGATCCTCAAAGAGATATTGTTTTAGATGTTAGTAGTACTAGCAGTGAAGACAGTGAGGAAGAAGAACTACAGAGATTGCAAGCCATGcgtgaaaaaaaaa GTTTaaatgaggaagaagaaaaaaagaaacaaaaaagaaaaagcaaagaaaaaacaaaattaaagagaCCAAGGAAAAG aTCTTCCTCATCAAGTGCGGCTGAAGAGGATGGGCCAAagtcaaaaaaacaaaaatcccacaaaaaacaaagggtaaaggaaaaaaagaagtctaagaaaggaaaacatcataaaaaggagaaaaagaggagacgaaaggaaaaaagttcatCTTCTGATAGTTCAGACAGTTCTAGTAGTGACTGA